In Bernardetia litoralis DSM 6794, the genomic window TATGATTTTGAATGTAGTTGCATCGGTAGTTGTGAGTAGTTTCACACCTGCACCACCACAAGAAGTACAGGATATTGTAGAAGATATTCGTTTGCCTCGTGGTGCTGGAGAAGCTGTTGATCATTAAATAATTAATTACAAGGCACATTCATAAAAAATTGTCAGTAGTGATTTGATAATCCAAATGCCTACTGACAATACTTAAAATAAAAAAATAATAACATTTATTCATAGAATTAAGGTTATCATTATTTAATAGATAACTATTTAACTGATAACTGAATGAAGTTAGTTCGCAATTTATTAATTTTAGCTGCGCTAATGATTGTACTTTTCAATTATCCATTATTGGGAATGTTCAATAAGATAAAATGGGTGGAGAAAGTTCCGACAACTTTCTTTTATCTATTTGGTGTGTGGTTTGTTTCAGTGTTTCTTTTGATGTTCATTATTTATCAATGGAAACGCTGAAACACTGTTAAGTCGGATAGTGAGGAAGAATGACCTTTTTGAGGTTGTTCTTCCTTTTTTTGATAAAAATTAACCTACTGATTAAACCTATCAGATTAATAGGTATCTAAAATAAAAAGTAATAAATTAAATCTAAAATTAAATTATGAATTTATGCAGCCGATTATTTTTATTATTACTTCTATCAATTTCTATATTTTCCTGTTCTAAAAAAGAAACTCCAAACCTTACAGATGGAGATGTTCTCGCAGATACAACAGAATTACCAGAAGCAGAACATCCAGTTCAAACAATCCTCAAACCCAAAGGAGTATTTGCTAGTTCAGGAAGTAATTCAAACCATGTATTAGACCACAATAAGGTAAGAGGCGTGCTAGTACGAGGGTTATGGAAAGATATTGAACCCTCTGAAGGAAATTTTGATTTTACAGCTCTTGACCAACAAATAAACGCCATAAAGGCAAAAGGTAAAAAATACTCCCTTGCAGTAATTGCTGGAGGAATAGGGAGTCCTGATTGGCTTATTACTCAAAAAAATGTTCCGTATTTTAATTATTTATTTAGAGGAACTGACTCTAACAAATTACCTCTTATTTGGGATGATACTGTATTAATGTATTTGGGAAAATTAGCTGACAAACTTGCTGAAAAATATAATACAGATAGTTCTTTAGTTTTAGTGTATATTCCACAAATGACAGCTAACGGAATTGAAGGGCATCTCAATGGATTTGATAAAGAAGATTTTGAGAATGCAGGTTATACAGAAACTAAATGGATAAATGCCTCTTTACAAAATGCTAAAAAATTTGCAAATGTATTCCCTCAAAAGGCATTAGCTTTTGAAGTACATGACTTGTTTTTATCTATAGCTCCTGCTTCTACTATCATTACAGAACTATGGGAAGACACAAGTCTAAACCATAGAGTAGGTGCAGCTATGTGGTGGATTTCAGGAAATAATACTTACCAACCTAATTTGATACAATTTTTAGAAGAGTTTACAGGAGATATATATTGTCAAGTGATACAACGTTCAGACAAAACAAGTAGCTTTCCAAATGGCGATTACTCAAAAGTATTTGAACAAGCAAAGCAAATAAAAGCTCGTTATATTGAGCCATGGGAATATGAATTTACTATCAATGAGTGGGATACTACCTTTCAGAATTTTAATACTTATGCAGATACTTTAGATTAGTTTCAAAGCAGTTTCTTTACTTCATTAACAATATCCTTCGTGGAAAATGGTTTTGTGATATATGAATTTGCCATGGTCAAACCTTTTTCAATATCAGAAGGTTGGCTTTTGGCAGATAAAAAAATTACTTTTGTAGTCTTTGACTCTTCATTATTTCTAATAAATTGACACACTTCATAGCCATCCATTTCAGGCATCATAATATCCAAAATAACAGCATCAGGTTTTTTCTTCTTTATAATCTCAACAGCTTCTCGTCCATCTCGTGCTACAAAAACTTCGTAGCCATTTTTTCGCATCAAAAAATCAAGAGAAAGTAAAATATTAGGCTCATCATCAGCAATCAAAATACGATTCATACATTTAGGGAAATAGTAAGTA contains:
- a CDS encoding beta-galactosidase, whose product is MNLCSRLFLLLLLSISIFSCSKKETPNLTDGDVLADTTELPEAEHPVQTILKPKGVFASSGSNSNHVLDHNKVRGVLVRGLWKDIEPSEGNFDFTALDQQINAIKAKGKKYSLAVIAGGIGSPDWLITQKNVPYFNYLFRGTDSNKLPLIWDDTVLMYLGKLADKLAEKYNTDSSLVLVYIPQMTANGIEGHLNGFDKEDFENAGYTETKWINASLQNAKKFANVFPQKALAFEVHDLFLSIAPASTIITELWEDTSLNHRVGAAMWWISGNNTYQPNLIQFLEEFTGDIYCQVIQRSDKTSSFPNGDYSKVFEQAKQIKARYIEPWEYEFTINEWDTTFQNFNTYADTLD
- a CDS encoding response regulator transcription factor, encoding MNRILIADDEPNILLSLDFLMRKNGYEVFVARDGREAVEIIKKKKPDAVILDIMMPEMDGYEVCQFIRNNEESKTTKVIFLSAKSQPSDIEKGLTMANSYITKPFSTKDIVNEVKKLL